In Spinacia oleracea cultivar Varoflay chromosome 5, BTI_SOV_V1, whole genome shotgun sequence, a single window of DNA contains:
- the LOC110776522 gene encoding pentatricopeptide repeat-containing protein At5g48910, which produces MNITTFKPPVHLTLTSTPNFPEISNCKTIKQFRQIHGKLIKTSQIHDPLMSAELVRCSAFSLRDLDYARLLFYRMNQPNPFSYNTIIRAISEDEDDPVEVLSIFTLMLCDEFLSPNKFTYPSVLKACAKLRDLVVGKQVHAQLVKLGLEDDEFVVSNLLRMYVLCGIMDDAQLLFFQRTLHDNRTVNRDGFLGMDGVSKRRQEGDVVLWNVMVDGYIKLGDMRAARQLFDKMPKRSVVSWNGMIAGYAQRGWFSDAIGVFREMQMVDENVKPNYVTLVSILPAISHLGALELGKWIHLYADRNGFNIDDVLGSALIDMYSKCGSVDKALQIFETLPKQSTITWNAVINGLAIHGRATESIQYFTEMLEMGIKPSDVTYIGVLTACSHGGKVNEGKRFFNHMIKVAGLNPRIEHYGCMVDLLGRNGLLKEAEKFIRDMNMKPDAVIWKALLGACKLHNDIEMGRRVAKHLMEMAPSDSGSYIALSNMYASLGEWDEVARIRLLMKDRDVRKDPGCSWIELDGVIHEFLVEDDSHPCAKEIHLMLKEVSDKLQSIGHQPNTTQVLLNVDEEAKESALYYHSEKIAVAFGLISTKAQTPLQVVKNLRICEDCHSSMKLISKLYNRRIVVRDRKRFHHFEDGLCSCNDFW; this is translated from the coding sequence ATGAACATCACCACCTTCAAACCTCCTGTACATCTCACACTCACTTCTACTCCAAATTTCCCAGAAATCTCAAACTGCAAAACCATTAAACAATTTAGGCAAATCCATggcaaattaattaaaacttcGCAAATCCATGACCCTCTTATGTCTGCTGAACTCGTTAGGTGTTCCGCCTTTTCACTCCGAGACCTCGACTATGCTCGTCTTCTGTTCTACCGCATGAACCAACCAAACCCCTTTTCATACAACACCATTATCAGAGCCATTTCTGAGGATGAAGATGATCCAGTTGAGGTTTTGTCTATTTTTACCCTTATGTTGTGTGatgagtttctctctcctaataaGTTCACTTACCCTTCTGTTCTCAAAGCCTGTGCTAAATTAAGAGATTTGGTAGTGGGTAAGCAGGTTCATGCCCAGTTGGTGAAACTGGGATTGGAAGATGATGAGTTTGTTGTTAGCAATCTTTTGAGGATGTATGTCTTGTGTGGGATCATGGATGATGCTCAATTATTGTTTTTTCAAAGAACTTTGCATGATAATCGTACTGTAAATCGTGATGGGTTTCTGGGTATGGATGGTGTTAGTAAGAGGAGACAAGAAGGTGATGTAGTTTTATGGAATGTAATGGTTGATGGGTATATCAAACTCGGGGATATGAGAGCTGCACGCCAACTGTTTGATAAAATGCCTAAGAGAAGTGTGGTTTCATGGAATGGAATGATTGCTGGCTATGCTCAACGCGGTTGGTTTAGCGATGCAATTGGGGTTTTTAGAGAGATGCAAATGGTGGATGAGAATGTTAAACCAAATTATGTGACATTGGTTAGTATTCTTCCAGCAATTTCTCATTTAGGTGCACTTGAATTAGGCAAATGGATTCATTTATATGCTGATAGAAATGGTTTTAACATTGATGATGTTCTTGGTTCTGCACTGATTGATATGTATTCCAAGTGTGGTAGTGTTGACAAAGCACTCCAAATCTTTGAAACCCTTCCAAAACAGAGTACCATTACATGGAATGCTGTTATTAATGGGCTCGCTATCCACGGCCGTGCAACCGAGTCTATTCAATACTTCACAGAAATGCTAGAAATGGGGATCAAACCTAGTGATGTCACCTACATTGGTGTTTTAACTGCATGTAGCCATGGTGGAAAGGTGAATGAAGGTAAAAGGTTCTTCAATCATATGATAAAGGTAGCTGGTTTAAACCCTAGGATTGAACACTATGGTTGCATGGTTGATCTTTTAGGCCGTAACGGGCTCTTAAAAGAAGCCGAGAAATTCATACGCGACATGAACATGAAACCCGATGCTGTCATTTGGAAGGCCTTGTTAGGTGCTTGTAAGTTACATAACGACATCGAAATGGGAAGAAGAGTAGCTAAACATCTAATGGAAATGGCTCCTTCTGATAGTGGATCATATATTGCTCTTTCAAATATGTATGCAAGTTTAGGAGAATGGGATGAAGTTGCTCGAATTAGGTTATTGATGAAGGATAGAGACGTGAGAAAAGATCCCGGTTGTAGCTGGATCGAGCTCGATGGAGTTATCCACGAGTTTCTCGTAGAAGATGACTCGCACCCTTGTGCTAAGGAAATCCATTTGATGTTGAAGGAGGTTTCTGACAAATTACAGTCAATAGGTCATCAGCCTAATACTACACAGGTTTTGCTTAATGTGGATGAAGAAGCAAAAGAAAGTGCCTTGTATTATCACAGTGAAAAGATTGCTGTTGCATTTGGGTTAATCAGTACAAAGGCTCAAACACCACTTCAGGTGGTTAAGAATCTTCGAATATGTGAAGATTGTCATTCATCGATGAAACTGATCTCGAAATTGTACAACCGGAGGATTGTTGTCAGAGATCGGAAGAGGTTCCATCATTTTGAGGATGGATTGTGTTCTTGTAATGACTTTTGGTAA
- the LOC130460756 gene encoding uncharacterized protein: MAKNRGKSKFVVGSSSERENVPWGRLPKTSRGRPSERPVERRSTGWDASKDDVVGGSSVSERATSGKKAGSSGVRRSYPEFPVHWTEADPQGKYAPILHETTKIDGPLEKSVSGDWLVEAKLGHYHRRAEELYGIQHALGYWCELPDQERPRVTHPPRGFISVYTHHLENGLRFPLDPFVSELLVSYNISLAQLTPKSMRHIIGFRWVCDFINFPCSVAVFRDLHDLSFNHASKGDGYGWWTIINKRSRRKGEPNYITAYPYLSSDHNWKTEWLFVRVPTDPKHPHFYRPPKWFVTPDPDMRSVAAPDRNHHHYVDLLQWFLAREDNYKLPSNWLPNLNYILREDILAVAGLSRIFDREYGFSCVDPVVLGISLDLKTIHDSAPDYKFGKENPRNPRLKDYVLSPSGVARISEVRADPWDSASSPEAVPVKVVLPDLRTTSDPDQRKRKSSTLLRPSAHPKKAKADQSSEKEVVSEVMPPPKNLLHFMPLPGQKLKSVVVVEPPPVDQPLAEEDTIPSPLKPSAALGIEIQDITKVMEAIELG, encoded by the exons atggcaaagaataggggcaagagcaagttcgtcgttggctcctctagtgagagggagaacgtgccctggggaaggttaccgaaaacttcgaggggtcggccttcaGAGAGGCCAgtggagaggcgttcgactggttgggatgcttcgaaagatgatgttgttggcgggtctagcgtgtctgaacgcgcaacttctggtaaAAAGGCTGGCTCTTCGGGTGTGCGCCGCTcctaccctgagtttccagttcattggactgaagctgatccgcagggcaagtatgccccgattctgcatgagaccactaagatcgatggtcccttggaaaaatcggtcagtggtgactggttggtggaggcgaagctggggcattaccatcggagggccgaagagttatacggaatccagcacgccttggggtactggtgcgagcttcccgaccaggagcgtcctcgggtgactcatccgccgagggggttcatctctgtgtatactcatcatttggagaacggcctccgctttcctttggatcccttcgtatccgagctcctggtgtcgtacaacatcagtttggcccagcttacccccaaatctatgaggcacatcatcggatttagatgggtgtgcgattttattaactttccatgctctgttgccgtgtttcgggatctgcacgatctgtctttcaaccacgcttccaagggggatgggtatggttggtggaccattatcaacaaaagatcccgaagaaagggggagccgaactatattacggcctacccttacctcagctctgatcataactggaagacggagtggttgttcgtccgtgtgccgacagatccgaagcatccacatttttaccgccctccgaagtggtttgtgactcctgatcctgatatgcgaagcgtggctgctccggatcggaaccatcaccactacgtggatctcctccagtggtttttggctcgggaggacaactacaaattgCCGTCgaactggctcccgaacctcaactatatcttgcgggaggacattcttgctgttgccggtctcagcaggatttttgacaggg agtacggctttagctgcgttgatcctgtggtcttgggtatttctttggatctgaagaccattcacgactcggcccctgattataagttcgggaaggagaatcctcgtaatcctcgtttgaaggattacgtgctgtctccgtcgggtgttgctcggatatctgaagttcgagctgatccgtgggattctgcctcttctcccgaagctgttccagtgaaagtcgtgctccctgatttgaggacaacctcggatccg gatcagcgcaaaaggaagagcagcactcttttgaggccttctgcgcatccgaagaaggcgAAAGCTGATCAGtcttcggagaag gaagtggtttcggaagtcatgcctcctcccaaaaacctccttcacttcatgcccttgcccgggcagaagttgaagagtgtggtggttgtggAACCGCCTCCCGTGGACCAACCGctggctgaggaagataccatcccttctccgctgaagccgtctgctgctttagggatcgagatccaggatataaccaaggtgatggaggcaattgaa ctcggttga